A single region of the Salvia splendens isolate huo1 chromosome 18, SspV2, whole genome shotgun sequence genome encodes:
- the LOC121776212 gene encoding probable histone H2A.1, producing the protein MAGRGKTLGSGAAKKATSRSSKAGLQFPVGRIARFLKAGKYAERVGAGAPVYLAAVLEYLAAEVLELAGNAARDNKKTRIVPRHIQLAVRNDEELSKLLGDVTIANGGVMPNIHNLLLPKKTGSSKPSAADED; encoded by the exons ATGGCGGGTCGTGGAAAGACGCTGGGATCCGGAGCGGCCAAGAAGGCCACATCTCGAAGCAGCAAGGCTGGCCTTCAGTTTCCCGTCGGCCGTATCGCTCGGTTTCTCAAGGCTGGAAAATACGCCGAGCGTGTCGGCGCCGGCGCTCCTGTCTacctcgccgccgtcctcgagTACCTCGCAGCTGAG GTTCTTGAATTGGCCGGAAACGCTGCGAGGGACAACAAGAAGACGAGGATTGTCCCGAGACACATTCAGCTGGCTGTGAGGAACGACGAGGAGCTGAGCAAGCTTCTTGGAGATGTCACCATCGCCAACGGTGGTGTTATGCCCAACATCCACAACCTGCTGCTCCCAAAGAAGACTGGATCATCTAAGCCGTCTGCTGCTGATGAGGATTAG
- the LOC121776211 gene encoding formin-like protein 5 translates to MKIQERKWVFWFVAFVVLSAVVVAQSRMEEEEDPLVAYLVESGLINLQMGELLNENCRPQLKLAQKTLQDLELVSSKSSRTQMHQSVNILLPQVHQLLIDCARGKSLVLRNVEGEKSLGSRYTRYLKFMFDLPWSSTRRKLAQTPGEAPAPLPTNLSPSPAPSVPLPPTIIPSSPPPVFPFFHPDVNSSSSPAMDEQTSPGASNQQSSNDKSHNRTVVIAVVVTASVTLVIVVVLFIFCRRCCGIGPGRGKNDERPLLSLSISDYSISSPQMSFGLGSSVDEQKLGNQSFNTKVNHNRVGGNYYGESHTLSNSKFEIPLEVRNVAATNLAGNSLMYEPDLLPLRPPPGRRDSKRHPANRAAPAPPPPTVPPMKSTAGAPPPPPGPPPPPPVAHGANAGPRPPPPPPIPSGAKAGPPPPPPPGPGGPPPRPPPIGFKPPRPEPPGPNPPSVSTQETEAGSSKTKLKPFFWDKVLANPDHSMVWHQIKSGSFQFSEEMIENLFGYAPANNKTGAKKESSSQDAAPQYIQLIDPKKAQNLAILLKALNVTTEEVCDALEEGHELPSELVQNLLRMTPTSDEELKLRLYAGELSMLGPAERFLKVLVDIPFAFKRLECLLFMSTLQEEMTTLKESFAVLEAASSELRQNRLFFKLLEAVLKTGNRMNDGTFRGGAQAFKLDTLLKLADVKGTDGKTTLLHFVVQEIIRSEGARAARAAKETRSMSSINSDDSAEDPSSEPSDEHLRSLGLQVVSGLSNELENVRRAALLDSDSLTGTVSKLNHALDKAHNILKSELKNIPPENGFHQTLRSFVQNAEVDVTWSREEEKRIMALVKSTADYFHGNSGKDEGLRLFVIVRDFLIILDKVCREVKAAPLKPSRARRNGDKTAAPPDPRQTAAADPRQRLFPAIADRRVDTSSSDDEA, encoded by the exons ATGAAGATTCAAGAAAGGAAATGGGTGTTTTGGTTTGTGGCTTTTGTTGTGCTTTCAGCTGTGGTTGTAGCTCAAAGCAGgatggaggaagaagaagatcctTTGGTGGCCTATCTAGTAGAATCAGGGCTCATAAATCTGCAaatg GGTGAATTACTAAACGAAAATTGTCGGCCTCAGTTGAAACTAGCCCAAAAAACTTTACAAGATCTTGAACTCGTGAGTAGTAAATCTTCGAGAACGCAAATGCACCAATCTGTCAATATCTTATTACCTCAGGTTCATCAACTCCTTATAGATTGTGCTAGAGGGAAAAGTCTCGTGCTTCGTAATGTGGAAGGAGAAAAGAGTTTGGGTTCTCGGTATACCAGGTACTTGAAATTTATGTTCGACCTGCCCTGGTCTTCTACGAGACGCAAGCTAGCTCAGACACCTGGAGAAGCACCCGCTCCTTTGCCAACAAATTTATCACCTAGTCCAGCACCTTCAGTTCCTCTACCTCCGACTATTATTCCATCCAGTCCTCCTCCCgtatttccattttttcatCCGGATGTAAACTCCAGTTCATCGCCAGCTATGGATGAACAAACTTCTCCAGGTGCTTCTAACCAACAGTCGAGCAATGATAAATCCCACAACAGAACTGTTGTTATTGCCGTCGTGGTAACAGCTTCTGTGACGCTTGTCATTGTTGTGGTGCTCTTCATCTTCTGTCGCAGATGCTGCGGGATTGGTCCTGGGCGGGGTAAAAATGACGAGAGGCCTCTTCTCAGCTTAAGCATAAGCGACTACTCTATTT CCTCTCCACAGATGTCATTTGGTCTAGGAAGTTCCGTGGATGAACAAAAGCTCGGTAATCAGTCATTCAATACCAAAGTAAACCATAACAGAGTTGGTGGAAACTACTATGGAGAATCACATACACTAAGCAATTCGAAATTCGAGATCCCATTGGAAGTCAGGAATGTGGCTGCTACCAACTTAGCTGGAAACTCTTTGATGTATGAACCTGATTTGCTTCCATTGAGGCCACCTCCCGGAAGGCGAGATTCTAAACGACATCCGGCCAATAGGGCTGCTCCAGCTCCTCCACCACCCACCGTCCCACCAATGAAGTCCACTGCTGGGGCACCTCCTCCACCACCTGGACCGCCTCCTCCACCTCCCGTAGCTCATGGTGCAAACGCTGGCCCTCGTCCGCCTCCTCCACCTCCTATACCGTCTGGTGCCAAGGCTGgtccaccgccaccaccacctccaggTCCTGGCGGCCCTCCACCTCGGCCACCACCTATTGGCTTCAAACCCCCTCGACCTGAACCTCCTGGACCAAATCCTCCATCAGTTTCAACTCAAGAAACCGAGGCAGGTAGTAGTAAAACTAAATTGAAGCCGTTCTTCTGGGACAAAGTGCTGGCCAACCCTGATCATTCGATGGTTTGGCATCAGATAAAATCCGGTTCCTTCCA GTTCAGTGAAGAGATGATAGAAAATCTATTTGGCTATGCTCCCGCAAATAACAAGACTGGAGCAAAGAAAGAGTCCTCGTCCCAAGACGCCGCACCAcaatatattcaattgattGACCCTAAGAAGGCACAGAATCTGGCGATTCTACTTAAAGCGTTGAATGTCACTACAGAGGAAGTTTGCGATGCACTAGAAGAAG GTCACGAGCTTCCTTCTGAACTAGTTCAAAATCTACTTAGAATGACACCAACATCCGACGAAGAACTGAAACTGAGGCTCTATGCCGGCGAGCTTTCTATGCTGGGCCCCGCAGAGCGGTTTCTGAAAGTGTTGGTTGATATTCCATTTGCATTTAAGAGGCTAGAATGCTTGCTTTTCATGAGCACTCTTCAAGAAGAGATGACCACGCTAAAAGAATCTTTCGCGGTTTTGGAG GCTGCTAGTTCCGAGCTGCGACAAAACAGATTGTTTTTCAAGCTCCTGGAGGCCGTTCTCAAAACCGGGAATCGTATGAACGACGGGACATTCCGTGGCGGTGCGCAAGCGTTCAAGCTCGACACGCTTCTCAAGTTAGCAGACGTGAAAGGAACGGATGGAAAAACCACGCTGTTGCACTTTGTCGTCCAGGAAATAATCCGATCCGAAGGCGCAAGAGCTGCACGAGCAGCGAAAGAGACGAGGAGCATGTCCAGCATCAACTCTGATGACTCGGCGGAGGATCCCTCTAGCGAACCCTCGGACGAGCATTTGAGGAGCCTCGGCCTCCAGGTGGTCTCCGGCCTGAGCAACGAGCTCGAGAATGTCAGGAGGGCCGCCCTACTCGACTCCGACAGCTTAACAGGAACGGTTTCCAAGCTCAACCACGCGCTGGATAAAGCTCATAACATCCTGAAATCAGAACTGAAGAACATACCTCCAGAAAATGGCTTCCATCAGACGCTGAGGAGCTTTgtgcagaacgcagaggttgaCGTGACTTGGTCGCGCGAGGAAGAGAAGCGGATAATGGCGCTAGTGAAGAGCACTGCGGACTACTTCCATGGGAACTCCGGGAAGGACGAGGGCCTGAGGTTGTTCGTCATTGTTCGCGATTTCCTCATAATTTTGGATAAAgtatgcagagaagtgaaagcTGCACCGCTCAAGCCGAGCAGAGCGCGTAGGAATGGAGATAAAACGGCTGCTCCTCCTGATCCGCGACAGACTGCTGCAGCGGACCCTCGACAGCGACTCTTCCCAGCCATAGCTGATAGGCGAGTAGACACGTCGAGTTCAGACGACGAAGCGTAG
- the LOC121777563 gene encoding kinesin-like protein KIN-14N — MASKNQNKPPPAPSHSKPSGDEATVDKRRRIGGTKVTSGTVGRPQARQAFSVVNGGQDPPPNSKPSSSSGADCGVIEFTKEDVEALLSEKPASKNKFNYNFKEKKEQMEDCIKRLKQCVRWFRQLEGNYVTEQEKLKNLLEVAEKKCSDVELLMKEKDNELNSIIMELRQNLDMLQEKHTKVQLDKSEALDSLEREKEAKLAAENVQASLLEELKRTQEDNASNIQKIQSLNDMYKRLQEYNTSLQQYNSRLQSELHETNETLKHVEKEKAAVVENLSTLRGHVSSLQEQLATSRDSQNEAIKQKEALATEVTSLKGDLLQIRDDRDRQLFQVQALSTEVVKLKECAGESVAVLESFSTKMKELESTCSSQTKQITQLQEQLAFAEQKLKLSDMSATETRSVFEEQKKFIHELQDRLADAEFKITEGEKLRKKLHNTILELKGNIRVFCRVRPFLSDDGVGADAKVISFPTATETMGRGIDVTQNGQKLAFTFDKAFMPDTSQQEVFVEISQLVQSALDGYKVCIFAYGQTGSGKTYTMMGKPESPDQRGLIPRTLEQVFETRQILQAQGWKYEMQVSMLEIYNETIRDLLAPNKSISDASRPENGKQYTIKHDANGNTHVSDLTIMDVRSSKEVSYLLDRAAQSRSVGKTQMNEQSSRSHFVFTLRIMGFNESTDQQVQGVLNLIDLAGSERLSKSGATGDRLKETQAINKSLSSLSDVIFALAKKEEHVPYRNSKLTYLLQPCLGGDSKTLMFVNVSPDPSSVGESICSLRFAARVNACEIGVPRRQTSLKSYSDSRLSIG, encoded by the exons ATGGCTTCCAAGAACCAGAACAAGCCTCCTCCCGCTCCTTCACAT AGTAAGCCCAGTGGCGATGAGGCTACGGTGGATAAGAGGCGGCGGATTGGAGGCACTAAAGTGACCTCTGGCACTGTGGGAAGGCCACAAGCTCGGCAAGCATTTTCGGTGGTGAATGGGGGACAGGATCCACCTCCTAACAGTAAGCCGTCGAGCAGCTCGGGTGCAGACTGTGGAGTTATTGAGTTCACCAAGGAGGATGTAGAGGCCTTGCTCAGCGAGAAGCCAGCaagtaaaaataaattcaaCTACAACTTCAAG GAAAAGAAAGAACAAATGGAGGACTGCATTAAGAGGCTTAAGCAGTGTGTTAGGTGGTTCCGACAGCTGGAAGGCAATTATGTAACCGAGCAGGAGAAGCTCAAGAATTTGTTGGAAGTTGCAGAAAAGAAATGCAGTGATGTGG AATTGCTGATGAAAGAGAAGGATAATGAATTGAATTCGATTATCATGGAGTTGCGGCAAAACCTGGACATGCTGCAAGAAAAGCATACTAAAGTGCAGCTGGATAAATCG GAAGCATTGGATTCTTTAGAACGAGAAAAAGAGGCCAAACTTGCTGCTGAGAACGTGCAAGCTTCCCTTCTAGAAGAGCTTAAGCGAACTCAAGAAGACAATGCTAGTAACATCCAGAAG ATACAATCTCTCAATGATATGTACAAGAGGTTACAGGAGTACAACACAAGCTTACAACAGTATAATAGCAGGCTGCAATCTGAACTTCATGAAACTAATGAGACACTGAAACATGTTGAGAAAGAGAAGGCGGCAGTTGTGGAAAACCTTAGTACACTTAGAGGCCATGTTAGTTCTCTGCAAGAGCAACTTGCAACCTCAAGG GATTCACAAAATGAGGCTATAAAACAAAAGGAGGCGCTGGCTACTGAAGTTACCAGCTTGAAAGGTGATTTACTACAAATAAGAGATGATCGTGATCGACAGTTGTTCCAAGTTCAGGCTTTATCAACTGAAGTGGTGAAACTCAAAGAATGTGCTGGAGAGTCTGTAGCTGTGTTAGAGAGCTTCTCTACCAAAATGAAAGAGCTAGAG TCAACTTGCTCGAGTCAAACAAAGCAAATTACACAACTGCAGGAGCAGCTGGCATTTGCAGAACAGAAACTGAAG CTATCAGACATGTCAGCCACAGAGACAAGATCTGTGTTCGAGGAACAAAAGAAATTTATTCATGAGTTACAAGACCGATTGGCTGATGCAGAGTTCAAAATCACAGAAGGAGAAAAGCTTCGCAAAAAACTGCACAACACTATCTTG GAGTTGAAAGGGAACATCCGCGTCTTTTGTAGAGTGAGACCTTTTTTGTCAGATGATGGAGTTGGAGCTGACGCAAAAGTAATCTCTTTCCCAACAGCTACAGAAACAATGGGTCGAGGCATTGACGTAACTCAAAATG GGCAAAAGCTTGCTTTCACTTTTGACAAAGCATTTATGCCTGATACGTCCCAACAAGAAGTTTTTGTGGAGATATCACAGCTTGTACAAAGTGCACTTGATGGTTATAAG GTTTGTATCTTTGCCTATGGGCAAACCGGTTCTGGCAAGACGTATACCATGATGGGCAAGCCAGAATCACCTGATCAAAGAGGTTTGATTCCGAGAACATTGGAACAGGTATTTGAGACGCGACAAATTCTGCAGGCCCAAGGATGGAAATATGAAATGCAG GTTTCAATGCTTGAAATATATAATGAAACAATCCGTGATCTGTTAGCCCCAAACAAATCAATCTCTGATGCATCTCGGCCAGAAAATGGGAAGCAATACACTATCAAACATGATGCAAATGGAAACACTCACGTTTCTGATCTTACAATCATGGATGTCCGTAGTAGCAAGGAGGTTTCGTACCTCTTAGACCGGGCAGCGCAGAGTAG GTCCGTAGGAAAGACACAAATGAATGAACAATCTTCAAGGAGCCATTTCGTCTTCACCTTGCGAATCATGGGTTTTAATGAG AGTACCGACCAACAAGTACAAGGTGTTCTGAATCTAATCGACCTTGCTGGTAGTGAGCGGTTATCCAAGAGTGGCGCTACTGGAGACCGGCTGAAAGAAACCCAG GCCATCAATAAAAGCTTATCGTCTCTAAGCGATGTTATATTCGCCTTGGCCAAGAAGGAGGAGCATGTACCTTACAGGAACTCCAAATTAACCTATCTTCTCCAG CCTTGTTTAGGTGGGGACTCGAAGACGTTGATGTTCGTGAACGTGTCACCGGATCCTTCATCAGTAGGTGAATCAATTTGTTCACTGAGGTTTGCTGCAAGGGTCAATGCTTGTGAAATAGGCGTGCCGAGACGCCAAACAAGCCTCAAGTCTTACTCGGATTCTCGTCTGAGCATTGGCTGA